One window of the Salvia splendens isolate huo1 chromosome 1, SspV2, whole genome shotgun sequence genome contains the following:
- the LOC121743081 gene encoding ankyrin repeat domain-containing protein 2B-like, translating into MSDAVKTPTVDKEEEKSDAAASKAPGEPASSEASPGQKSSTPAIPSPVAGMPGPFDFSAMSGLLNDPSIKELAEQIAKDPSFNQMAEQLQKTFQGAPAVEESVPNFDPQQYYSTMQQVMQNPQFMTMAEKLGNALMQDPAMSGMLESFTNPTNKAQLEERMTKIKDDPSLKPILAEIENGGPAAMMRYWNDKDVLQKLGEAMGFAVGGEGGASGVDASAEEEEEGNDEESIVHQTASVGDVEGLKNALADGADKDEEDSEGRTALHFACGYGEIKCAQLLLEANAKVDALDKNKNTPLHYAAGYGRKECVELLLKNGAAVTLQNLDGKTPIEVAKLNNQKEVLALLEKDAFL; encoded by the exons ATGTCTGAT GCTGTAAAAACCCCTACGGTGGATAAAGAAG AAGAGAAGTCTGATGCAGCTGCTAGCAAAGCTCCTGGTGAGCCAGCTTCTTCAGAAGCATCACCTGGACAGAAAAGCTCAACCCCTGCAATCCCATCTCCAGTTGCTGGAATGCCAGGTCCCTTTGACTTCTCAGCTATGTCAGGACTGCTAAAT GACCCAAGCATTAAGGAATTAGCAGAACAAATAGCAAAGGATCCTTCATTTAATCAGATGGCAGAACAACTTCAGAAAACCTTTCAAGGTGCTCCTGCAGTTGAAGAGAGTGTTCCCAACTTTGATCCACAACAATATTATTCGACGATGCAACAAGTAATGCAAAATCCACAATTCATGACAATGGCTGAAAAACTGGGTAATGCATTGATGCAG GACCCAGCCATGTCCGGCATGCTTGAGAGTTTTACTAACCCAACAAATAAAGCCCAGCTTGAAGAGAGAATGACTAAAATCAAAGATGATCCATCGTTGAAACCTATTTTGGCTGAGATTGAGAATGGTGGTCCTGCTGCTATGATGAG GTACTGGAATGACAAAGATGTTCTCCAGAAGTTGGGTGAAGCCATGGGATTTGCTGTTGGTGGTGAAGGTGGTGCATCTGGTGTTGATGCTTCTGctgaagaagaggaggaaggAAACGATGAGGAATCTATAGTTCACCAAACTGCCAGTGTTGGCGATGTGGAG GGTCTGAAGAATGCTCTGGCTGATGGTGCTGATAAGGATGAAGAAGATTCGGAGGGAAGGACGGCATTGCATTTTGCATGTGGATATGGCGAG ATCAAATGCGCCCAACTTCTTCTGGAGGCTAATGCAAAGGTGGATGCCTTGGATAAGAACAAGAACACTCCTCTTCATTATGCTGCCGGTTATGGCAGAAAGGAGTGTGTGGAGCTTCTATTGAAGAATGGCGCTGCAGT CACGCTCCAAAACCTGGATGGTAAGACCCCAATTGAAGTTGCTAAATTAAATAACCAGAAAGAGGTGCTAGCCTTGCTCGAGAAAGATGCATTTCTATAA
- the LOC121798355 gene encoding probable plastid-lipid-associated protein 4, chloroplastic, with amino-acid sequence MPTADIDLQTGAINDGSSSGQVGHGFAVRNQPPQRPKQPPPRTAAQQPNRQGGFKPDKSKFWCSHCGKQRHTRDTCFLLIGFPEWWDENQKAKARLAIGVEDGGGLFLQGAGNREMTNTRGRAGDTGPQPGGGGRPGEAAFAEKKGGGSYGEWHSFFLFSPQQFHSIDSYSTAFISPKRLFHLSSNQHYRDASLQLSSYISNRGFRISDQWRIGVSFFAPFLDRSSEIESLKQQLLDAIAPLDRGADATPGDQQLVDQIASKLEAKNKVKEPLKSNLLNGKWELLFTTSKSVIQSELRQRPKILRPNGKIYQAINLDTLRAQNIETWPFFNQATANLVPLNQRRVAIKFDTFKIAGVIPIKARGSGRGKLEITYLDEELRCRISRGNQGNLFILGMVDPFYRVPV; translated from the exons ATGCCGACAGCAGACATCGATCTCCAGACCGGCGCAATCAACGATGGATCATCATCGGGCCAAGTCGGACACGGGTTCGCCGTCAGAAACCAGCCACCACAGCGACCAAAACAGCCACCACCACGAACCGCCGCGCAACAGCCCAATCGCCAAGGCGGTTTcaaacccgacaaatcaaaattttggtgcTCTCATTGCGGAAAACAAAGACATACTCGAGATACATGTTTCCTCCTCATTGGAtttccggaatggtgggatgaaaatCAAAAGGCTAAAGCTCGATTAGCCATCGGAGTCGAAGATGGAGGCGGATTATTTCTGCAAGGAGCAGGGAATAGGGAGATGACTAACACCCGTGGGAGAGCAGGAGATACCGGTCCTCAACCGGGTGGAGGCGGCAGGCCCGGCGAGGCAGCCTTCGCGGAGAAGAAAGGAGGCGGGTCATATGGAG AATGGCattccttcttcctcttttcTCCTCAGCAGTTCCATTCCATTGATTCATACTCTACAGCTTTTATCTCTCCGAAACGCCTTTTCCATTTGTCATCAAACCAACACTACCGCGATGCTTCACTTCAATTATCGAGCTACATCTCCAATCGAGGATTTCGCATTTCCGATCAATGGAGAATTGGGGTTTCCTTTTTCGCCCCTTTCTTGGACAGAAGCAGCGAAATCGAGAGCCTGAAGCAGCAGCTTCTCGATGCTATTGCTCCGCTCGACCGAGGCGCCGACGCTACTCCGGGGGACCAGCAGCTTGTCGATCAG ATTGCAAGCAAACTTGAAGCGAAGAACAAAGTGAAAGAACCGCTCAAGTCGAATCTTCTGAATGGGAAATGGGAGCTCTTGTTCACAACATCCAAGTCTGTTATTCAGAGTGAG TTGCGGCAGAGACCCAAGATCCTCAGACCAAATGGAAAAATTTACCAAGCAATCAACTTGGATACCTTGAGGGCTCAAAATATCGAAACTTGGCCATTTTTCAATCAG GCTACAGCTAATTTGGTTCCACTAAATCAAAGAAGAGTTGCTATTAAGTTCGATACTTTTAAGATTGCTGGTGTG ATACCTATTAAGGCACGTGGAAGTGGGCGTGGTAAACTTGAAATTACGTACTTGGATGAAGAGCTGCG TTGCAGAATATCGCGGGGAAATCAAGGGAATCTATTTATACTTGGAATGGTGGATCCCTTTTACAGAGTACCCGTGTAG
- the LOC121743089 gene encoding patatin-like phospholipase domain-containing protein 4 translates to MASSSLFLHPAVAFSTKATLPPPGHEKKSFAVATGELFLGITARILKRNGKIVGGGELPVPENERGWWRSNEGIGAVVEDPVQPEVVWEQGEKDVEAEQRRTAVTSPGFSFSAAGLLFPYHLGVARLLIEKGYIKETTPLAGSSAGAIVCAVIASGASMEEALVATKILAEDCRLRGTAFRLGAVLRDVLDQFLPEDAHIRSSGRVRVAVTEIMWRPRGVLVDQFDSKEDLINAVFTSSFIPGYLAPRPATMFRNRLCIDGGLTLFMPPTSASQTVRVCAFPAGRLGLKGIGISPDCNPENRASARELFNWALEPAADHVLDRLFELGYLDAAVWAEENPVEEIVRQDSAC, encoded by the exons ATGGCCTCCTCCTCCCTTTTCCTCCACCCCGCCGTCGCTTTCTCCACGAAAGCCACCCTTCCGCCGCCGGGCCACGAAAAGAAGTCTTTCGCCGTCGCTACGGGGGAGCTCTTTCTCGGCATCACGGCTCGGATTCTGAAGAGGAACGGCAAAATCGTGGGCGGCGGGGAGCTTCCGGTGCCGGAGAATGAGAGGGGTTGGTGGCGGAGCAACGAGGGGATCGGGGCCGTCGTGGAGGACCCGGTTCAGCCGGAGGTGGTGTGGGAGCAAGGGGAGAAAGACGTTGAGGCGGAGCAGCGGCGCACGGCGGTTACTAGCCCTGGGTTTAGCTTCTCCGCCGCTGGGCTCTTGTTCCCTTACCATCTTGGGGTGGCTCGCCTTCTCATTGAGAAGGGTTATATCAAG gaaacaacaCCGTTGGCTGGTTCGTCTGCTGGAGCTATTGTGTGTGCGGTGATTGCCTCGGGAGCAAGCATGGAGGAGGCACTGGTGGCTACCAAGATATTGGCTGAAGATTGCAGGCTTCGAGGGACTGCGTTCCGCCTTGGG GCTGTGCTTAGAGATGTTCTGGACCAGTTTCTGCCTGAAGATGCTCATATCAGGTCCAGTGGAAGGGTTCGTG TGGCTGTAACGGAGATTATGTGGAGGCCGAGGGGTGTTCTTGTAGACCAATTTGATTCTAAAGAAGACCTTATCAATGCTGTTTTCACCTCCTCATTCATTCCTGG ATATCTTGCTCCGAGGCCAGCAACAATGTTCCGCAATCGTTTATGTATAGATGGGGGTTTGACACTGTTCATGCCACCAACCTCTGCTTCTCAGACG GTGCGCGTTTGTGCATTTCCTGCTGGTCGTTTGGGATTGAAAGGAATAGGAATCAGCCCCGACTGCAACCCAGAGAACAGGGCTAGTGCCCGAGAG CTTTTCAATTGGGCGCTCGAGCCAGCTGCGGATCATGTTCTTGATAGGCTCTTCGAGCTTGGATATCTTGATGCAGCTGTGTGGGCGGAGGAGAATCCAGTGGAAGAAATAGTTCGACAAGACAGCGCTTGCTGA
- the LOC121796158 gene encoding aspartic proteinase 36-like, whose translation MPPAIIQVIAAAALLLALSVDGEEKRMVLSLERASHDGVGMSQLRHRDRVRHARLLQQQPSASGIVDFSVQGTYDPYLVGLYYTRVKLGTPAKEFYVQIDTGSDVLWVSCNPCDGCPTSSGLQIELDFFDPPSSSTASPISCSDQRCALGAQSSDSGCSGHNQCGYTFQYGDGSGTSGYYVYDSMYFDSIVGNSLASNNSAPVVFGCSTSQTGDLTKPDRAVDGIFGFGQQGLSVISQLSSQGITPYSFSHCLRGESGGGGILVLGQIVEPNIVYTPLVPSQPHYNVYLQSIAVNGQTLNIDSSVFATSSNRGTIIDSGTTLAYIAEEAYDPFVTAITETVSGSVRSLLAKGNQCYLTTLSVSEIFPQVTLNFAGGASMILRPQDYLLQQNSIGGAAVWCIGIQKIQGQGITILGDLVLKDKIVVYDIAGQRIGWANYDCSSSVNVSTTTSTGKTEFFNAGQVDSSNAADYMLSKLIPSAVVALLLHIAFFGGPPLL comes from the exons ATGCCGCCGGCGATAATTCAGGTAATCGCGGCGGCGGCGCTACTTTTGGCGTTGTCGGTGGatggggaggagaagagaaTGGTGCTGAGCTTGGAGAGGGCGAGTCATGACGGAGTTGGAATGAGTCAACTCAGGCACCGCGACCGAGTCAGACACGCTAGGTTGTTACAGCAACAGCCTTCTGCTTCTGGCATCGTTGATTTTTCTGTTCAAGGCACCTACGATCCTTATCTTGTTGG CCTATATTATACAAGAGTGAAATTGGGAACTCCTGCAAAGGAATTCTATGTACAGATAGATACTGGAAGTGATGTGCTATGGGTTAGCTGCAATCCCTGTGATGGCTGTCCCACCTCCAGTGGACTTCAA ATAGAGCTCGATTTTTTTGATCCTCCCAGCTCATCCACAGCCTCACCAATCTCATGTTCTGACCAAAGGTGTGCTTTGGGAGCTCAGTCTTCTGATTCCGGTTGTTCCGGTCACAACCAGTGTGGGTATACCTTCCAATATGGTGATGGAAGCGGGACATCCGGCTACTATGTGTATGACTCGATGTATTTCGACTCAATAGTTGGGAATTCACTGGCTTCAAATAATTCAGCACCCGTTGTTTTCGG TTGTAGCACATCACAAACTGGGGACCTTACCAAGCCAGATAGGGCAGTTGATGGTATATTTGGTTTCGGACAGCAGGGATTATCTGTGATTTCACAGCTTTCTTCACAAGGAATCACCCCGTATTCGTTTTCTCATTGTTTGAGAGGAGAGAGTGGTGGGGGTGGTATATTGGTGCTTGGTCAAATAGTGGAGCCGAATATTGTTTACACTCCGCTTGTTCCTTCACA GCCACATTACAACGTATATCTACAAAGTATAGCTGTGAATGGGCAGACACTCAACATTGATTCATCAGTCTTTGCGACTTCAAGCAATCGTGGAACAATAATAGACTCAGGCACAACTTTGGCGTACATTGCAGAAGAGGCGTATGATCCATTTGTTACTGCA ATCACAGAAACCGTCTCAGGATCAGTACGCTCTCTTCTTGCAAAAGGAAATCAATGCTATCTAACTACCTTGAG TGTCTCAGAAATATTCCCACAAGTTACTTTAAACTTTGCTGGTGGTGCATCAATGATTCTTAGGCCTCAAGACTATCTTTTGCAGCAGAACTCTATC GGTGGTGCTGCAGTGTGGTGCATCGGCATCCAGAAAATTCAGGGTCAAGGAATTACCATTTTAGGAG ATCTTGTTCTGAAAGATAAGATTGTGGTGTATGATATAGCTGGTCAAAGGATTGGATGGGCGAACTATGACT GTTCGTCGTCTGTGAATGTCTCGACAACAACCAGTACAGGTAAAACTGAATTCTTCAATGCTGGACAAGTTGACAGTAGCAACGCGGCAGATTACATGCTTTCCAAGCTTATACCAAGCGCTGTTGTAGCTCTACTACTGCATATAGCATTCTTTGGCGGCCCACCGTTATTGTGA